Part of the Bacillus sp. N1-1 genome, CTTATTAGATAGACTGAAAACGATCAGGACGAAATTGACCAATTGCAATTTGTTGAGGAACCTGATCAATTTCATCCGCTACAATTTTTGCCGTAATCGGGCTCAGTAAAATTCCGTTTCGATAATGTCCGGTTGCCAAAATAACCCCTGGTTTCTCAATTAACTTCCCGATAAGTGGAAAACCATCCTGTGTAGCCGGTCTTAATCCGGCCCATTTATGAAATGGATCCATCTTCTCGAGCACAGGCATCACCTTTTTGCTCCACTTTTCGAGACGACCAATCCCATGTTCTGTTACGTTCGTATCAAAATTAGCGATATCCTCCGAGGCACCAGCCACGACAGAACCATTAGCTTTAGCTACCAAATACCCCTGGCTTGTAAAGACAATGTGATTTAATAGCGGGGCGTCATATGCACAAATTTGTCCGCGGATCGGATATACAGGCAATGTAATGCCAAGCTCTTTTCCCCAATACATCGACCAGGCCCCTGCGGCCAGAACAACCTGATCACTTTCAATTCGCTCCTGCTTTGTTACAACAGCATAACCATCAAGCGTCGCATCTCCCGCATATTCGATGATATGAACACCTAGATTACGGCAGGCTTGTAAAAGAGCCGCCACATAGCCAGGGGCATAAATATGAGACTCTTCGGGACACCATAAAGCGGCAACAACATCTCTAGAGAGCTCTGGTTCTTTAACCCTTACTTCTTCAGCACTTAAGATCGTCGATTCAACGTTAAACTTCCGTTGCCATGCCTGTTTTGTTTCAAGAGAAAGGCGGTCGGCTTCATGATAAATACAATAAAGACTACCACTTTCATTGTACTCAAAATCAATATCCGAATAACGTTTAACCTCTTCTTGCCATTTAGGAAAAATCTGCAAACTCCTTTGGCATAGTCGGAAAAAATCGTCAGGGTCTTCTTCAATTTCAGAATATGGAGCAAGCATTCCTGCTGCTGCACCAGAAGCCTGTCCACCACATTGTTGCGCTTCGACCACAGTGATGTTATGTCCTCTTCTTTGACATTCAAATGCAATGGATAAACCGATCACTCCGCCACCAATAATCGTGATTCTGGCCATAAAGATCCCCCTTCCTTACCTTTGTATTGGACTACTGGCCGTCGCATACTTCTTTTTAGGAATTCTACCTGCGCTATAAGACAACCTTCCAGCATGGATCGCATGTTTTACAGCCTCCGCCATCATAACTGGGTTTCTCGCTTTGGCTATCGCTGTATTTAACAGCACGCCATCTGCGCCGAGTTCCATTGCTTGTGTAACATCAGCAGCACTTCCAAGGCCAGCATCTACGATCACTGGCACTGTAAGCTTCTCAGTAATTCGTTCAATATTATAAGGATTTAAAATACCTAGACCTGTTCCAATGGGAGACCCACCTGGCATCACCGCCGAAGCACCAGCTTCTTGTAATCGATAACAGAGTGCAGGATCATCTGAGGTGTACGGCAAAACAATAAACCCTTCCTTCGCTAAGATTTCTGTTGCTTTTAGTGTTTCGATTGGATCAGGAATGAGCATTTTTTCATCTTGGCTCACTTCGATCTTAATCCAATCACTTAGTCCGGATGATTTTGCTAAACGAGCGATTCGAATCGCTTCTTCTGCTGATGTTGCACCTGAAGTATTCGGTAAATATTGAAATGGTTTTTCGATGTGTTGTAGGATTGCATCTTCGTTTGGTGATGAAAGATTCACTCTTCGAATCGCGAACGTCAGAACCTCCGCTTCGGAAACCTCAATGGCCTTATTTTGAACATATGGATTTGGGTATCTTCCTGTACCTAGAAACAGCCTCGATGATAATTGTTTCCCCGCTATTGTTAATTTGTTAGTCATTTTCTCAGCCCCCACCTACAAAGTGAACAAGTTCAATTTCCATGCCATCTTGTACATTGATATCATTCCAGTTCGATCGATCAATAATTGTTCCGTCTACCTCTGTTACAACCAGACCTTCTTGCAAACCAAAATGGTTCACAACATCCTTCAAAGTAACCACGTCCAGATCGTGCTTATCGCCATTTATTTGTAATCTCACTTCTCGATCACCTCGCTCTTAATCGCTTGCTGAAATAATTCACATGTTCCTTTCACATCCTCACTTCCTACTACTTCGCTAATCACACAAATACGTTTTGCACCCGCACGTAAGACGTCAGAAACATTGTGTAGTTTTATTCCCCCAATGGCTACAAATGGAATAGAAATTTCAGAAATCACTTCCTTGATATAATCAGTAGTAACAGGGTCTACCACGTCGCTTTTACTGTTAGTCGGAAAAATCGGACCCGCACCGATGTAATCAGCTCCCCCCTTTTCTGCAGCACGCGCTTCTTCGATACGATGAGTAGAGATTCCGATTATTTTATCTGGTCCAATGATTTTTCTTGCCGTCTCTAAAGGCAAATCATCTTGCCCTAAATGGATACCGTCTGCATCAACAGCTAGCGCGACATCAATATGATCATTAACAATAAACGGTATACTGTACTTTTTTGTTAACGCTTTTAACTTTAGTGCTTTTTCAAGCACTATTTTTTTTGAATTTGTTTTATCACGTAGCTGAATAATATCCGCTCCACCTCGTATGGCTTCCTCCATTACGTCGACTAATTCTCGACCTGGATGAAATTCTTCTCCTGTAATCACATATAATTGAAACTGCTTCATGACTGGTTTCCTCCAATATCGTTATGACTCACTTCACATTTCTACAAAAAGGAGATAAAAGACGCTAGAACGTGAAAAACCCCCATTCCGCGTATGGAATGGGGGTAGTATAAAACACCGCTACCGACTTCCCTACGCTGGTATCAACCAGATCAGGTTCAAGGGTAAAAGAAATAACGGTTTCTTTTTCTCAGCCTTCCCTTACTTGAAGGCACCCCTAGTCTTAGAAATTATGAAATTACTTTTATTATGACAAAAAAGCTCTTAGAATTCAAGCTCACTACATATATAGTGAAGACAGAAAGATACCTATTGTATTTTGATAAATATCGTTAAATTGGCTAACTGGTAAAGGATTCTCTCCTTTCCCGATTTCAACAGTGAAACCAGGTCTTCTAAAATCCTGTATAAACCAATCCTTGTAACCTGCAAAACTATCAACATACCGAATGGGTAGGTAGCCACTTAACCGAGAAAATTCAGTTACAAGAATTTCCGACTCAGGGGGTTCAAGCCCTTCAAATCCCCAAAAGATTACTTCCCCCTGCGAATGGAATGCTAGCGCTCTGTCAAATTTCTTTCTTGTAGTTAAATCAGCAATTGCAATTGCTTCTGGTTCAGTAAGCGGTGCTTTTCCCGGGTAATTTCTTGGAGATGGCTTTGTTGGTTTACGCTCAGCTTCTACTTCCCATTTAGCCGGGTATTGATTATTTAAATCGACACCTCGAATGTTCGCCTTCCAACGACTAAATTGATCACTCCCATTGTTAATATCATTTGCAAGAGAACGATACGGTTCCTCTTCAGGTAAACCATTAATCACAAGATCAACACCATCTGGATTGACCATTGGAACGAGTGACAAAGAAGTGGATTCATAGAGCGGTGGGAGATAGACACCGCTAAGCTGCTGACTACTTGTTAATTCACGTGCATAATCATCGATAAATTTCATGATTAAAGTTGTCGTTAACCACTCATTTGCATGAAACGAGCCATTCATGTGAACTTTTTTCGCCCCAGTTCCTACCACTAATTCAGGAATGGGTTTTCCCATTACAGTCTCACCAATTAGTCCTCTTTTAATAAATGGGTAGACTCCAAGTATTTTGCGGATATCCTTAACAAGGGTCTCATAATCATAATTTTGATTGGGGTTTATAAGAGACCATGTGACACGAATCGGGATGTTCACTTTCTCACCCGGCTTTAGCGAAAAGGGATTTTGATCATTTAGCAATAAAACACCGTCTAAAGGCGCACCATACCAACCCGCTATTTTCCATAATGTATCTCCTTGTTTGATGGTATAACTTTTTGTTACATAACCAGGGATCTGTATTTGTTCTCCAATCATCAACTGATCAGGATCTTCAAGATTGTTGCTATCTAAAATGAGACGGAGCGGTATTTGAAAGACACGACTATATTTCCAAAGGCTGTCCCCACTTTTCACTCTAATTTTCATACTTCACCCTCCCACATGTCATCTCCCTCTTACAATAATATGACTAGAAGGGGCTCCTATGCTTCGTGAATAAAGCTTTTCTCAGAACAAGATGTTTATTATCTCCACTTCTTGTTTAGATGCATAGAAAAAAACCACACTTTAAATGGTCTTACCCCTGTCAAGTAGACAGTATAAAAAAACTACGCTGCCAACGCGTGTCGATATTCAATCGGCGCGCGTTGCTTTAATTTCTTCTGGAAACGTCTGTAGTTATAGTGGTAGATGTAATCCTCGATTGCTTGTCTGATCTCGTTTTCTGTTTTACACTGATTGATGTACAACTTCTCTGTTTTGAGATGCGAAAAGAAGGACTCAATGCAGGCATTATCCAGGCAGTTTCCTTTGCGAGAGTGGCTGCCCTTAACGCCGTATTCTTCTATTCGTGTGTTGTATGCCTTAGACGTATACTGAAAGCCTTGATCCGAATGGAGAACGGCTTTCGTTACGTCTTTTTTCTTTGTCCATTGGGCAACTGTATCTAGTACAAGCGCTAAATCGTTGCGTTTAGAAAGCTTCCAGCTTACGATCTCATTGTTGAATAAATCTTGAATCACGGATAAGTAATAAAATCGTTTACCATCTGATACATAAGTAATGTCCGTCACCATTTTCTGATTCGTTCCATTTGCTTTAAAGTTTCGTTTTAGCCTATTTGGATTGATCACAGACGGAGTGTATCCATGCCTTTTCCTCTTTTTACGAATCACCGATTGAATGCCCATCTCGCTCATCAACCGATACACCTTTTTGTGGTTGATGTGGTAACCACTTTCTTTCAATAAACGCGTCATAGTAGGGTAACCTGTTTCCGGATGAAGAAAATGAATCCCCATCATATGCATTTGGATGTCATGATCTTGATTGGCCCTTTCTTCGCGCTTTACTTTACTAGATCTCCATTTGTAATAGCTTGATGGTTGGAGGGAAGCAATCTCTAACAACCAGGTAACAGGAGCTTTATTCCTTAAATCTTCCACGGTTTCATACTTTATTTTTTGCGTGATTTTCCCTCCTTTTCGAGATTTTGATACTGCTTTTTTAAGTAATCCACCTGCGCTTTCAGGTAATCTCTCTCTTCTTCAATTGTTTTAAAGTTTGTGCGTGGCCTACCATGCATAGGATTTTCCTCACTGCGACTTCGAATATCAAACGGCTCACCGTTTTTCCACTTCCTCACCCAGACTTTCAGCTGTGTACTATTTTTTATTCCTAATTCTTCCGCTAAAGCATTGTAACTTTGAGAACCATTAATGTATTTCATCACGGCGTTCTGTTTAAACTCGTCTGTATACGTCTCAAACCTCTGCCCTTTTTTAGCCATAGAAAAAATCCCCTCCAAGCATCATTCTTTCCTCCACCATATCATGGAGGTTTTTTTGAATGTCTACTTAAAAGGGATAATATCATAAAAGCGTGGTTTTTTTCTGGTAGTTTATTTTACCTCGGCATCTTCTTGTTGCTCGCCATGCTTTCCTAAGAAACGAAGCAGATCGCCGTATACAATTTTATCTGAGTAAGCGAGATCTGTTTTTGCCTTTTCCATGTATGGTTCACAGGCAGCTTTATCCGTTTCTTCTCCTGTTTCCTTATCATAACAAACATTTTTCGTATAAAGGTTATTTTCTGTAATGAAACTTCCATCACGAAGTATGGTGAAATTATCCTGTTCTTCTGCAAACAGGTCATTACCAAACTTAATCATATCTTTTGTTTCAATTCCGAGAAGGTGCATGATTGTAGGCTTCAAATCAATTTGTCCACCTACTTGATCCATTACTTCTCCTTCCTGGCCAGGGATATGGATAATGAGTGGAACCTTTTGTAGTTCTGTCGATTCAAATGGTGTAATTTCTTTTCCTAGAAACTCGCCCATTGCTTTATTATGGTTCTCAGAGATACCATAGTGATCCCCATACATAACAAAGATTGAATCTTCATATAGTCCTTCTTCTTTCATGCGCTCAAAGAATTTTTTAACAGCTTCATCCTGATAGCGAACCGTTGTAAAAAATCTGTTGACAGTACCATCGTCTGAAGTCCACTCTGGAATATATTCATCTTCTGATTCAAGAGTGAAAGGGAAATGATTCGTAAGGGTAATATATTTAGCATAGTAAGGTTCTGGCATTGTTTCTAAATATTTAATGGATTGATCAAAGAAATATTCATCTTTCAATCCCCATCCGATTGAATTATCAGGTGTGACTGTAAAGTCATTAATGTCATAGAACTTATCGTATTTAAGGGCATCATACATGACGTCACGATTCCAAAAACTTTTATTATTTGCATGGAAAACGGCATTATAGTAGCCATTTTCACTTAAAATTTCTGGAGACGCATTGTATTCATTTCCTGAGTGCGTAAAGAACACCGCACCGCTCGGTAGTCCATAAAGAGAATTTTCAAGAATAAACTCAGAGTCAGAAGTTTTCCCCTGTGCTGTTTGATGATAGAAATTAGGGAAATAATAACTTTCATCAATAAGATCATTAAGGAATGGAGTAATTTCTTTTCCATCAACCTCTTCGTTTATCACGAAACTCTGCGTAGACTCTAGAGAGACGAGAATAATGTTTTTTCCTTCTGCTTTACCGAACATTTCAGGGTTTGGTTCAACATGGTTGGCTTTCACATAGTTTTCAATATCGACAATTTCACTACCGTCGGCAAAGGCTCGTTGTGCCTTCGCTTTCGATTGTAGAACAGCATCATAAACATGATAGTTATAAGTACCGATATATTTAATAAGCATTTCACGATCAAACGTCCGAGTTAAGAGTTGAGGACGCTCTGTTTCAGCAAGGCCGACATTAATAGCAAAAAGGGCGATGGCACTTGCAAATACAATAGCGATTTCTTTTTTCTTAACTGCGTATGTTTTTGTTTTACGTACAAATAAGTAAGCTGAGAGAAGAATGATATCTATAAACAGCAAGAAATCAAAACCGCTTACAAGCTCTGCGATACTGTTACCAAGTTCACCCATGTTATTCGTTTGGAAGAGAAGCGGTATCGTAATAAAGTCTGTGAATTCTCGGTAGTAGACAACATTTGCAAATAAAATAAATGACCCGACAAAATTAATGATCAGCAATATTCTATTGCGATACTTAGGTGAGGCAAATAATGCAAAACCGAGGAATAACAAGACAGAGCTAATCGGGTTTAAAAATAAGATAAACCCTTCCATTTTATTTTCAGGTTCAATGTTAAACGCAAATTCATACACTAGATACGTTTTTAACCACAGCAGAAATGCTACGACTAGAAAAAACGAATACTTATTTTGTAGCTTTTTCATGTTTTCTTAGTACCTCCTTAGTTGGATATAAGGAAAAGCTACCATATCTTTCTACGACCATACATAATCGCTATGATAGTATGTTTTCGAAATTTAATCAACTAACTTTTGTCCTTATTTTAGTATTTCTTTCAACATTTTTTTGATTCTATTTAGTGCGGCCATTACTAATAACGAATAAGTTGTCCAAAAAGTTTCATCTGTGCAAAATAATCATAAAAAAAGAAGAGATCAGACTCCACTGATCTCTTCTTTACCCCTATCATGACAGGGATAAACGCGAAAAAATAGGACTATTTAACTAATTTGGTTTTAACAAGCCAGGCCCCACCTATAACTCCAGCATCATTGCCAAGTGTAGCAATTGCGAAATCTGAGCCTTCTTTCACCCTCGGTAAAGCATATTTTTCAAATTGGTGCTTTAGTGGTTTCAACAAAGCTTCTCCCGCTTTAGAAACGCCACCTCCAATGACAATCTTAGATGGATTTAAGGCGTTTGCTAAATTAGCAATGGCCAAACCAAGATAGAACGTAACTTTTTCAACTACTTTTTCAGCGTAAGAATCATTCGCTTCTGCTGCTTCAAAAATGTCACGAGAAGTAAGTTGATTCTGCTCCTTATATGTATGATAAAGAACGCTTTCTTGATTAGATGTAAGGTCTTCCATCGCAATCCGAACAATGCCAGTTGCAGAAGCAACGGTTTCAAGACAACCTGTTTTACCGCAGTTACATGAAGCACCTGCTTCAGGGACAGAGGTAATATGTCCAATCTCTCCCGCCATTCCATTCGTTCCATGAATAATCGTACCATTAGTAATGATGCCACCGCCTACTCCAGTACCAAGCGTTACGCAAAGTAAATCACGTGCTCCATCACCTGCACCTCGCCACATTTCTCCGAGTGCAGCAATATTAGCATCATTATCAATAATAACCGGTAATCCTGTTTCAACTTCAAGCTTATCTTTTAAAGGAAAGTTTCGCCATCCGATATTAACAGCATGGTAGATAAAGCCTGTCTCCATCTCAATGAACCCTGGAGCTCCCATGCCAATTCCAGCAAATTTCTCTTTGCTTATTTCCATTTCTTCCATTTTATCGTCGATTGCTCTTGCAATATGCATCGTAATATGTCGACCCGCTTCTGATTTATCCGTCGGAATTTCCCATTTCTTTTTAATTTCTCCGTAAAAATCAAGGAACGCAAGTTTGATTGTTGTGCCCCCAAGATCAACACCTATGAACCATTTTTCTTCTTTCATCATCATCCGCCTTTCATGATCTTGATTTTATTTTAAAGGAAATCCTTTCTTTTCCAGAAATTTCTTCATGTACGCTCGAACAGGACTCGTTAATTTATGAGCCATCATCGCTGTCCAACCACCTGTGCGCTGTCCAGCCGTCCGATACGTATAATAAGATGAAATCACTTCATCATATTTCGTTAATTCATCTTTAAAAACTTTCTCATTTTGTTCATATTCATCTACGTGATAAATGTTTTCTAGAGGCAAACGCGGTTTAATATCAGGTTCCTGATCAGGATATCCTACGCAAAGACCGAACAATGGAATCACGTATTGAGGTAGTTTCAATAAATCATTTACTTTTTCTAGATCATTTCGAATACCACCAATATAACAAATTCCAAGACCCATTGATTCAGCAGCCACGCTCGCATTTTGCGCTGCAAGAGATGCATCGATTAATCCTACCATGAATTTTTCGGTAGATTGAACCGTTTCTGTAACATCGGTTCCGTGCATTTCTGCCGTAGCATGATGACGGTTAAAATCGGCACAGAATACGAAGAAATGGCCATTCTCTTCGACGTAACTCTGTCCCCCTGCCAGCTCTGCTAATTGTTTTTTCTTCTCTCTATCTTTCACACCGATAATAGAGTATGCCTGAATGTAACTTGACGTTGAAGCAGACTGGGCCGCTTTGACAAGAATATTAATTTGATCTTCTGTTAGTGGCGTATCTTTAAACGCTCGAATAGATCGATGAGCGAACATCGTTTCAATGGTTTCATTCATGTTTGTCTCTCTCCTTGTTGATTTCATTTCGTAAGATCATTCTGGCGACAAGGTAATCTTCTTTTACGAGAATCTTCATATCATATAATTCTTGTAACTCATACTCCATTAATTCAAGATCTCCAAGTCTACTACCAGTATAGACGATCATGCCATAGCGTTTTAAAAGTTGTTGTATATCATAAAATGTTTTCATTTTCCTCACCATTGCTATTATAGCAATCCATACTCCTAAAAAAAATAAATAAGCACAAAAAAGGACACATTCTTTAGTAAAGAACGTGTCCCTTAACGATCTGGATCTTTTGTATGAAGGACTGTTGGCCTTCGATTTTTAAGAGGCATGGGCGCTCGGAAAATAACATCGCGAAAAGCACGATATGAAAAAGGAATAAACGGCCACAGGTATGGGATATGAAAAGATTTTGTACGAATGAGAAGGACCATCCAAAGAGTGAAGCCGACAACAAAACCAATGACTCCAAAGGCCGCTGTTACTACAAGTAACAGTAGTCGAAACAAACGGTTGGCGAGACTCAATTCATAAGACGGCGTCGCAAAGGTACCTAAAGCGGCAAGAGCTAGATATAAAATAACCTCATTAATGAATAATCCTACCTCAACAGCTACTTGTCCTATTAATATAGCTGATACAAGACCAAGCGCTGTCGCTAAAGACGTTGGTGTATGAATCGTTGCCATTCTAAGAATATCAATTCCTAGTTCAATAAGTAAAAATTGAACAAATAACGGCAGGGTCCCCCCCTGATCCACTCCAATGAACTGCATATGCGAGCCTAATAACCTTGGATTTGTAGCAAATAAATACCAGAGCGGTAAGATGAAAATCCCGATCCATACAGCAATAAAACGGACAAGCCTTAAATAAGCACCTACAAGCGGTTTTTGGCGATACTCTTCCGCATGCTGTAAGTGATGCCAAAATGTAGTTGGTGTGATGAGCACACTTGGGGAGCCATCTACAAAAATCAAAACGTGACCTTCATAAAGATGAATGGCAGCAGTATCTGGTCGCTCTGTATACCGGACAAGGGGATACGGATTTAAATGCCTACCACAAATAAACTCTTCAATTGTTTTTTCACCCATCGGTAAACCATCTGTATCGATGTTACTAACCGATTCCTTTATCCTCTTAACAATTTCTGGATCCGCAATATCCTCAATGTAACTAATACAAATATCTGTTTTAGACCTTCTACCAACTTGCATATATTCCATTCTTAGTGTTTTGTCCCTAACTCTTCTCCTGGTCAGTGACGTATTAAATATAATTGTTTCAACAAATCCATCCCTAGCCCCTCTCGTTACACGTTCCAAATCAGGCTCTTGTGGGCCACGAACTGGATAGGTTCTTGCATCAATCATGATAACTTCGCTCATGCCTTCTACAACAAGAGCCGTTGGACCCGCTAGAACAAGGTCCATGACGACATCAAGGTCGTTCTGTCGATCAATTTCAACATAAGGAATATGAACTTTCATGAGCTTTTCAAGCGGATCTGGATCAAGTTGTTCTGGCTCAAGTCTTGATAATAATTTCATTAAATAATGCAGAATATCATCTTTTACAAAACCATCAATTAAGAACATCGCCATTTTCCGACCTGCATAGTCGAGATCAAGTTGAATCACATCAAAGCTTTTACCAACTCCTAATTCTTTATGAAGAAAATCTATATTTTTTTCAAATGAATGACTAACTGGATGAATAATCTTTTTTTGAGACATTGGTCCCCCTCCTCGTTTCCATCATTCACCAATCTCATTCGTTACATACCTATCAAATAATTGGGCAAAGAAATGCCAGCCTTCTCTTTGAGAAGGCTGGCATTTACTTCAATCAATCATCTGTGATAAAAGATAGCGATAAATTAAATGAGCTGTATGAAGCATTGAATCCTCATG contains:
- the thiO gene encoding glycine oxidase ThiO, with product MARITIIGGGVIGLSIAFECQRRGHNITVVEAQQCGGQASGAAAGMLAPYSEIEEDPDDFFRLCQRSLQIFPKWQEEVKRYSDIDFEYNESGSLYCIYHEADRLSLETKQAWQRKFNVESTILSAEEVRVKEPELSRDVVAALWCPEESHIYAPGYVAALLQACRNLGVHIIEYAGDATLDGYAVVTKQERIESDQVVLAAGAWSMYWGKELGITLPVYPIRGQICAYDAPLLNHIVFTSQGYLVAKANGSVVAGASEDIANFDTNVTEHGIGRLEKWSKKVMPVLEKMDPFHKWAGLRPATQDGFPLIGKLIEKPGVILATGHYRNGILLSPITAKIVADEIDQVPQQIAIGQFRPDRFQSI
- a CDS encoding thiazole synthase, with product MTNKLTIAGKQLSSRLFLGTGRYPNPYVQNKAIEVSEAEVLTFAIRRVNLSSPNEDAILQHIEKPFQYLPNTSGATSAEEAIRIARLAKSSGLSDWIKIEVSQDEKMLIPDPIETLKATEILAKEGFIVLPYTSDDPALCYRLQEAGASAVMPGGSPIGTGLGILNPYNIERITEKLTVPVIVDAGLGSAADVTQAMELGADGVLLNTAIAKARNPVMMAEAVKHAIHAGRLSYSAGRIPKKKYATASSPIQR
- the thiS gene encoding sulfur carrier protein ThiS, translated to MRLQINGDKHDLDVVTLKDVVNHFGLQEGLVVTEVDGTIIDRSNWNDINVQDGMEIELVHFVGGG
- the thiE gene encoding thiamine phosphate synthase, producing the protein MKQFQLYVITGEEFHPGRELVDVMEEAIRGGADIIQLRDKTNSKKIVLEKALKLKALTKKYSIPFIVNDHIDVALAVDADGIHLGQDDLPLETARKIIGPDKIIGISTHRIEEARAAEKGGADYIGAGPIFPTNSKSDVVDPVTTDYIKEVISEISIPFVAIGGIKLHNVSDVLRAGAKRICVISEVVGSEDVKGTCELFQQAIKSEVIEK
- a CDS encoding M14 family zinc carboxypeptidase, giving the protein MKIRVKSGDSLWKYSRVFQIPLRLILDSNNLEDPDQLMIGEQIQIPGYVTKSYTIKQGDTLWKIAGWYGAPLDGVLLLNDQNPFSLKPGEKVNIPIRVTWSLINPNQNYDYETLVKDIRKILGVYPFIKRGLIGETVMGKPIPELVVGTGAKKVHMNGSFHANEWLTTTLIMKFIDDYARELTSSQQLSGVYLPPLYESTSLSLVPMVNPDGVDLVINGLPEEEPYRSLANDINNGSDQFSRWKANIRGVDLNNQYPAKWEVEAERKPTKPSPRNYPGKAPLTEPEAIAIADLTTRKKFDRALAFHSQGEVIFWGFEGLEPPESEILVTEFSRLSGYLPIRYVDSFAGYKDWFIQDFRRPGFTVEIGKGENPLPVSQFNDIYQNTIGIFLSSLYM
- a CDS encoding IS3 family transposase (programmed frameshift), coding for MAKKGQRFETYTDEFKQNAVMKYINGSQSYNALAEELGIKNSTQLKVWVRKWKNGEPFDIRSRSEENPMHGRPRTNFKTIEEERDYLKAQVDYLKKQLSKSRKGGKITQKIKYETVEDLRNKAPVTWLLEIASLQPSSYYKWRSSKVKREERANQDHDIQMHMMGIHFLHPETGYPTMTRLLKESGYHINHKKVYRLMSEMGIQSVIRKKRKRHGYTPSVINPNRLKRNFKANGTNQKMVTDITYVSDGKRFYYLSVIQDLFNNEIVSWKLSKRNDLALVLDTVAQWTKKKDVTKAVLHSDQGFQYTSKAYNTRIEEYGVKGSHSRKGNCLDNACIESFFSHLKTEKLYINQCKTENEIRQAIEDYIYHYNYRRFQKKLKQRAPIEYRHALAA
- a CDS encoding LTA synthase family protein → MKKLQNKYSFFLVVAFLLWLKTYLVYEFAFNIEPENKMEGFILFLNPISSVLLFLGFALFASPKYRNRILLIINFVGSFILFANVVYYREFTDFITIPLLFQTNNMGELGNSIAELVSGFDFLLFIDIILLSAYLFVRKTKTYAVKKKEIAIVFASAIALFAINVGLAETERPQLLTRTFDREMLIKYIGTYNYHVYDAVLQSKAKAQRAFADGSEIVDIENYVKANHVEPNPEMFGKAEGKNIILVSLESTQSFVINEEVDGKEITPFLNDLIDESYYFPNFYHQTAQGKTSDSEFILENSLYGLPSGAVFFTHSGNEYNASPEILSENGYYNAVFHANNKSFWNRDVMYDALKYDKFYDINDFTVTPDNSIGWGLKDEYFFDQSIKYLETMPEPYYAKYITLTNHFPFTLESEDEYIPEWTSDDGTVNRFFTTVRYQDEAVKKFFERMKEEGLYEDSIFVMYGDHYGISENHNKAMGEFLGKEITPFESTELQKVPLIIHIPGQEGEVMDQVGGQIDLKPTIMHLLGIETKDMIKFGNDLFAEEQDNFTILRDGSFITENNLYTKNVCYDKETGEETDKAACEPYMEKAKTDLAYSDKIVYGDLLRFLGKHGEQQEDAEVK
- a CDS encoding ROK family glucokinase — encoded protein: MKEEKWFIGVDLGGTTIKLAFLDFYGEIKKKWEIPTDKSEAGRHITMHIARAIDDKMEEMEISKEKFAGIGMGAPGFIEMETGFIYHAVNIGWRNFPLKDKLEVETGLPVIIDNDANIAALGEMWRGAGDGARDLLCVTLGTGVGGGIITNGTIIHGTNGMAGEIGHITSVPEAGASCNCGKTGCLETVASATGIVRIAMEDLTSNQESVLYHTYKEQNQLTSRDIFEAAEANDSYAEKVVEKVTFYLGLAIANLANALNPSKIVIGGGVSKAGEALLKPLKHQFEKYALPRVKEGSDFAIATLGNDAGVIGGAWLVKTKLVK
- the nfsA gene encoding oxygen-insensitive NADPH nitroreductase; its protein translation is MNETIETMFAHRSIRAFKDTPLTEDQINILVKAAQSASTSSYIQAYSIIGVKDREKKKQLAELAGGQSYVEENGHFFVFCADFNRHHATAEMHGTDVTETVQSTEKFMVGLIDASLAAQNASVAAESMGLGICYIGGIRNDLEKVNDLLKLPQYVIPLFGLCVGYPDQEPDIKPRLPLENIYHVDEYEQNEKVFKDELTKYDEVISSYYTYRTAGQRTGGWTAMMAHKLTSPVRAYMKKFLEKKGFPLK
- a CDS encoding YqgQ family protein — encoded protein: MKTFYDIQQLLKRYGMIVYTGSRLGDLELMEYELQELYDMKILVKEDYLVARMILRNEINKERDKHE
- a CDS encoding spore germination protein; translation: MSQKKIIHPVSHSFEKNIDFLHKELGVGKSFDVIQLDLDYAGRKMAMFLIDGFVKDDILHYLMKLLSRLEPEQLDPDPLEKLMKVHIPYVEIDRQNDLDVVMDLVLAGPTALVVEGMSEVIMIDARTYPVRGPQEPDLERVTRGARDGFVETIIFNTSLTRRRVRDKTLRMEYMQVGRRSKTDICISYIEDIADPEIVKRIKESVSNIDTDGLPMGEKTIEEFICGRHLNPYPLVRYTERPDTAAIHLYEGHVLIFVDGSPSVLITPTTFWHHLQHAEEYRQKPLVGAYLRLVRFIAVWIGIFILPLWYLFATNPRLLGSHMQFIGVDQGGTLPLFVQFLLIELGIDILRMATIHTPTSLATALGLVSAILIGQVAVEVGLFINEVILYLALAALGTFATPSYELSLANRLFRLLLLVVTAAFGVIGFVVGFTLWMVLLIRTKSFHIPYLWPFIPFSYRAFRDVIFRAPMPLKNRRPTVLHTKDPDR